The following proteins are co-located in the Robbsia betulipollinis genome:
- the rsmB gene encoding 16S rRNA (cytosine(967)-C(5))-methyltransferase RsmB, producing the protein MTDRKTGAPRTPRSASPGGVAAPASRAARNGDAPRKPARPAAPRGAGSPVRATAQPSKPSPRPSSPRHGLPQDSLAYALDAGATVVGAVRAGAALPAALAAIFASREQDTSAHDAGAERAIRSDWHGATQDIAYRTLRELALVDAVIGMLVPKAPAPRVRDLLACALTLLNATDTPYTSHTVVDQAVRAAAAAPETAFARGLVNAVLRNFLREQSALLERARRDPVARWNYPRWWIDAVRQAWGEQSDGVLAAGNVQAPMTLRVNRRHATPQAYLATLHEAGIAAELALPCGVRLAKAMAVERLPGFADGVVSVQDAGAQRAALLLDVADGMRVLDACAAPGGKTGHLLELADIRLVALESDAPRARRIGDNLRRLRLEADVVVGDAGHPAAPWWDDKPFDRVLADVPCSASGIVRRHPDIRWLRRPDDLRALVQQQRRILDALWQVVAPGGILLYVTCSIFPEESEEQAAWFEQGRPDAVRLTAPGQLMPTVAGEGSGPDHDGFFYARFQKR; encoded by the coding sequence ATGACCGACAGAAAGACCGGCGCTCCGCGCACTCCGCGATCCGCAAGCCCAGGCGGTGTCGCCGCTCCGGCATCCCGCGCCGCCCGGAACGGGGACGCCCCGCGCAAACCGGCGCGCCCCGCCGCGCCACGCGGCGCCGGGTCGCCGGTGCGGGCCACCGCGCAGCCGTCGAAACCGTCCCCCCGCCCATCGTCACCCCGGCACGGGCTGCCCCAGGACTCACTGGCATACGCGCTCGACGCCGGCGCGACGGTGGTGGGCGCAGTGCGGGCCGGTGCGGCGCTGCCCGCGGCGTTGGCCGCGATCTTTGCCAGCCGCGAGCAGGATACGTCCGCGCATGACGCGGGCGCGGAACGGGCGATACGCAGCGACTGGCACGGCGCCACCCAGGACATCGCCTATCGCACGCTGCGGGAACTGGCGCTGGTCGATGCCGTGATCGGGATGCTCGTGCCCAAGGCGCCGGCGCCTCGGGTGCGGGACCTGCTCGCCTGCGCACTGACCTTGCTGAACGCGACGGATACGCCGTATACCTCGCACACGGTCGTCGACCAAGCGGTGCGGGCCGCGGCTGCCGCGCCGGAAACCGCGTTCGCGCGCGGCCTCGTCAATGCGGTACTGCGCAATTTCCTGCGGGAGCAGAGCGCCCTGCTGGAACGTGCGCGCCGCGATCCGGTGGCGCGCTGGAATTATCCGCGCTGGTGGATCGATGCGGTCCGTCAGGCCTGGGGCGAGCAAAGCGACGGCGTGCTGGCGGCCGGGAATGTCCAGGCGCCGATGACCTTGCGGGTCAACCGGCGCCATGCCACGCCGCAGGCCTATCTGGCGACCTTGCACGAGGCCGGCATCGCCGCGGAACTCGCGCTGCCGTGCGGTGTGCGTCTGGCGAAGGCCATGGCGGTGGAGCGCCTGCCGGGATTCGCCGACGGCGTGGTGTCCGTGCAGGATGCCGGCGCGCAGCGCGCCGCGCTGCTGCTCGACGTCGCGGACGGCATGCGGGTGCTGGACGCCTGCGCGGCGCCGGGCGGCAAAACCGGTCATCTGCTCGAACTCGCCGACATCCGCCTGGTGGCGCTCGAGAGCGATGCGCCGCGCGCGCGCCGCATCGGCGACAATCTGCGCCGGCTGCGTCTGGAGGCGGACGTCGTCGTCGGCGACGCCGGCCATCCGGCGGCGCCCTGGTGGGACGACAAGCCGTTCGACCGGGTGCTGGCCGATGTCCCCTGCTCGGCCTCGGGTATCGTGCGCCGGCACCCGGACATCCGCTGGTTGCGGCGTCCCGACGATCTGCGTGCGCTGGTACAGCAGCAGCGCCGCATCCTGGACGCGCTGTGGCAGGTGGTGGCGCCGGGCGGCATCCTGCTCTACGTGACCTGTTCGATTTTTCCGGAAGAAAGCGAGGAACAGGCCGCATGGTTTGAACAGGGGCGACCAGATGCTGTACGATTGACTGCTCCCGGGCAGTTGATGCCCACCGTCGCGGGCGAGGGCTCCGGGCCGGACCATGACGGCTTCTTCTACGCGCGTTTCCAAAAACGGTGA
- a CDS encoding DUF4390 domain-containing protein gives MSWPSWPLRSRGGLWPPLILSWVLVLALLLGGTGVASADTIAVQRASLQADPAGGWNLDARFDFTLNSSLTDAVSKGIPLYFTTEFTLTRPRWYWLDQQAVSTSQSVRLSFQPLTREYRISSGGGLHLAVASLDQALAIIKHVTSWHVIDPDEVVPGQSYVAAVKMELDMAQMPKPFQIDAVNNRDWNLTSDWLHFNFNVIEHGK, from the coding sequence CTGTCGTGGCCGTCGTGGCCGTTGCGCTCACGTGGCGGCCTGTGGCCGCCGCTGATCCTGTCCTGGGTACTGGTGCTGGCCTTGCTGCTGGGCGGTACCGGCGTTGCGTCCGCGGATACGATCGCGGTCCAGCGCGCGTCCCTGCAGGCCGACCCGGCGGGCGGCTGGAACCTCGACGCGCGCTTCGATTTCACGCTCAACAGCAGCCTGACCGATGCCGTCAGCAAGGGCATTCCCCTTTATTTCACGACCGAATTCACGCTGACCCGGCCACGCTGGTATTGGCTCGACCAGCAGGCCGTCAGCACCTCGCAGAGCGTGCGGCTGTCGTTCCAGCCGCTGACGCGCGAATACCGGATCTCGTCGGGAGGCGGGCTGCACCTCGCGGTGGCCTCGCTCGACCAGGCGCTCGCGATCATCAAGCACGTCACGTCCTGGCATGTGATCGATCCGGACGAGGTCGTACCCGGGCAGAGCTACGTGGCGGCGGTCAAGATGGAACTGGACATGGCGCAGATGCCCAAGCCGTTCCAGATCGACGCGGTGAACAACCGGGACTGGAATCTCACCTCGGACTGGCTGCACTTCAACTTCAATGTGATCGAGCATGGAAAATAG
- a CDS encoding sensor histidine kinase produces MENSFDLKNFLIRLLVATVAVTAVLLLVLLALASANTEFFDRYYSWLYAANVAVAVIFMLVVAALVGLIVVRLRQGRFGTRLLAKIAIFFALVGVLPGGIIYLVSLQFVSRSIESWFDINVETALDSGLALGRGMLANSLTDLEAKGRTMADQLAAAGESNTTLTLLRLRDQFGVQQAAVLSRSTLHHGMQQSVTTLAQAQASSTFSQQLSDLPTGRMFAAASERGYANTEGELDGGDKGTLRMRVLIRIPYYDGQQLQGDDRFLQLLQPVSPSLARNAEAVQQAYREYQEKALGRTGLRKMYIGTLTLALFLATFIGIMLALVLGNQLARPLFLLARGTEEVARGDYTPKREIKTNDELGFLTQMFNAMTRQLSEARGAVEANRLALEQSKAYLESILANLTAGVFVFDWQFKLTTANPGADRIFRQPFQDQLNRQLAEIDGLSDFAQMVRKAFADRDVASRHRSEGAERDAVDLRGPEGHWQQQFAVPVAGEAEPLTLLVRGTRLVSALGNEATAGYVVVFDDISDVISAQRSVAWGEVARRLAHEIKNPLTPIQLSAERLQMKLSPKLAQVDADFLKRGATTIVNQVAAMKRMVDDFREYARTPPAVMQNLQLNDLVAEVLTLYGVEDGKGAMSVALEPLPVICGDATQLRQVIHNLLQNAQDAVAEVAQPQVSVETRSVEYGDRDENGQRRVAVRLSISDNGPGFPARILTRAFEPYVTTKAKGTGLGLAMVKKIVDEHSGRIDLRNRSRQGLEGVAGAQVSILFMHLADVEGSNEVGDEGSRKGEAIAQTRVG; encoded by the coding sequence ATGGAAAATAGCTTCGATCTGAAGAATTTCCTGATCCGCCTGCTGGTGGCGACGGTCGCCGTCACCGCGGTGCTGTTGCTCGTCCTGCTCGCGCTCGCCAGCGCCAATACCGAATTCTTCGACCGTTACTATTCCTGGCTCTACGCGGCGAACGTCGCGGTCGCGGTCATTTTCATGCTGGTCGTGGCCGCCCTCGTCGGGCTGATCGTCGTCCGGCTGCGACAGGGGCGCTTCGGCACGCGGCTGCTGGCGAAGATCGCGATCTTTTTCGCGCTGGTCGGCGTGCTGCCCGGCGGCATCATCTATCTGGTGTCGCTGCAGTTCGTTTCCCGCAGCATCGAGTCCTGGTTCGACATCAACGTGGAGACCGCGCTCGATTCGGGGCTGGCCCTCGGCCGCGGCATGCTCGCCAACTCGCTGACGGACCTCGAAGCGAAAGGTCGCACGATGGCCGATCAGCTGGCCGCCGCCGGGGAGTCGAACACGACGCTGACCCTGTTGCGGCTGCGCGACCAGTTCGGCGTGCAGCAGGCCGCGGTGCTCTCGCGCAGCACCCTGCACCATGGCATGCAGCAAAGCGTCACGACGCTGGCGCAGGCGCAGGCCTCGTCGACCTTCTCGCAGCAGTTATCGGATCTGCCGACCGGTCGGATGTTCGCCGCCGCCTCCGAGCGGGGCTATGCGAACACCGAGGGCGAACTCGACGGCGGCGACAAGGGCACGCTGCGCATGCGCGTGCTGATCCGCATTCCCTATTACGACGGCCAGCAGCTGCAGGGCGACGACCGCTTCCTGCAACTGCTGCAACCGGTCTCGCCCAGCCTGGCGCGCAATGCCGAGGCGGTCCAGCAGGCCTATCGCGAATATCAGGAAAAAGCGCTGGGGCGCACGGGTCTGCGCAAGATGTACATCGGCACGCTGACGCTGGCGCTGTTCCTCGCGACCTTCATCGGCATCATGCTCGCGCTGGTGCTGGGCAATCAGCTTGCCCGGCCGCTGTTCCTGCTCGCGCGCGGCACCGAGGAAGTGGCGCGCGGCGACTATACCCCGAAGCGTGAAATCAAGACCAACGACGAACTGGGCTTCCTCACGCAGATGTTCAACGCGATGACGCGGCAGTTGTCCGAGGCGCGCGGCGCGGTCGAGGCCAACCGGCTCGCGCTCGAGCAGTCGAAGGCGTATCTCGAAAGCATCCTGGCGAACCTGACCGCGGGCGTGTTCGTGTTCGACTGGCAATTCAAGCTCACGACCGCGAACCCGGGCGCCGACCGTATTTTCCGGCAACCGTTTCAGGACCAACTGAACCGGCAACTGGCGGAAATCGATGGATTGAGCGACTTCGCCCAGATGGTGCGCAAGGCGTTCGCCGATCGCGATGTCGCCAGCCGTCACCGTTCGGAGGGTGCCGAGCGCGATGCGGTCGACCTGCGCGGTCCGGAGGGCCACTGGCAACAGCAGTTCGCGGTGCCGGTGGCCGGCGAGGCCGAGCCGTTGACGCTGCTGGTGCGTGGTACCCGGCTGGTCAGCGCGCTCGGCAACGAAGCCACGGCCGGCTACGTGGTGGTGTTCGACGATATTTCCGACGTCATTTCCGCGCAGCGCTCGGTCGCCTGGGGTGAAGTCGCGCGCCGGCTCGCGCACGAGATCAAGAATCCGTTGACGCCGATCCAGCTCTCCGCCGAACGGTTGCAGATGAAGCTATCGCCGAAACTCGCGCAGGTCGATGCGGATTTCCTCAAGCGCGGCGCGACCACCATCGTCAATCAGGTGGCGGCGATGAAGCGGATGGTGGACGATTTCCGCGAGTACGCGCGCACGCCGCCGGCGGTGATGCAGAACCTCCAGCTGAACGATCTGGTCGCCGAGGTTCTGACGCTTTATGGCGTCGAGGACGGCAAGGGCGCGATGTCGGTGGCGCTCGAACCGCTGCCGGTGATTTGTGGCGATGCAACGCAGCTGCGGCAAGTGATTCATAATCTGCTACAGAACGCGCAGGATGCGGTCGCCGAGGTGGCGCAGCCGCAGGTATCGGTAGAGACGAGATCGGTAGAATATGGAGACCGGGACGAGAACGGGCAGCGGCGCGTCGCGGTCCGTCTGTCGATATCGGATAACGGTCCGGGTTTTCCGGCAAGGATCCTCACCCGCGCGTTCGAGCCCTACGTCACGACCAAGGCGAAGGGGACCGGCCTGGGACTTGCTATGGTGAAGAAAATCGTCGACGAGCATAGTGGCCGGATCGACCTGCGCAACCGGAGCCGTCAGGGCCTGGAAGGTGTCGCCGGCGCGCAGGTGTCGATCCTTTTCATGCATCTGGCGGATGTCGAGGGCAGCAATGAAGTGGGTGACGAAGGCAGTCGCAAAGGCGAAGCAATCGCGCAGACAAGGGTAGGGTAA
- a CDS encoding response regulator, with protein MATILVVDDEMGIRELLSEILGDEGHAVELAENAQQAREYRQHSTPDLVLLDIWMPDTDGVTLLREWALQGQLTMPVIMMSGHATIDTAVEATKIGALNFLEKPISLQRLLKAVEQGLARGASLPVPEAARAAATAAVSSGALAAAAAPAPAPSNLAPLAAPAPVGVAIGSDAQSYQQARLAAISFDIPLRDARDAFERAYFEYHLQREHGSMTRVAEKTGLERTHLYRKMRHLGVDLTRNKGGE; from the coding sequence ATGGCAACCATTCTGGTGGTAGATGACGAAATGGGGATCCGGGAGTTGCTGTCGGAGATCCTTGGCGACGAGGGTCATGCGGTGGAACTGGCCGAGAATGCCCAGCAGGCGCGCGAATATCGGCAGCACTCGACGCCGGATCTCGTGTTGCTCGACATCTGGATGCCCGATACGGATGGCGTCACGCTGCTCCGCGAGTGGGCATTGCAGGGGCAACTGACGATGCCGGTGATCATGATGTCGGGACATGCGACGATCGATACCGCCGTCGAGGCGACGAAGATCGGTGCATTGAATTTTCTGGAAAAGCCGATCTCCCTGCAGCGCTTGCTCAAGGCGGTGGAGCAGGGGCTGGCGCGTGGTGCGTCGTTGCCGGTGCCGGAAGCGGCACGTGCGGCCGCCACGGCGGCCGTTTCCTCGGGCGCGCTGGCCGCGGCGGCCGCACCCGCGCCCGCACCGTCGAACCTGGCGCCGCTGGCCGCGCCCGCGCCCGTGGGCGTGGCGATCGGCAGCGACGCCCAGTCCTACCAGCAGGCGCGCCTGGCGGCCATTTCCTTCGATATTCCATTGCGTGACGCGCGCGATGCCTTCGAGCGGGCCTACTTCGAATATCACCTGCAGCGCGAACATGGCAGCATGACGCGGGTGGCGGAAAAAACCGGTCTGGAGCGCACGCACCTGTACCGCAAGATGCGTCACCTCGGCGTGGATCTGACGCGCAACAAGGGTGGGGAATAG
- a CDS encoding glycosyltransferase family 32 protein: MTSMGSGTGIDGTSNTRANDCAEKSRDAFAEPRGDTPRFLTWHGAAAGVGRHAPIPKRIWTYWDSERLPRTVGACIQSWKSKNPDYAINVVTSASLKNFVCDIPPGFCTESVQKQSDWVRLALLKRYGGIWLDATTLVFKPLDYLVDIQIKSRSDVVAYFNKTRTSDPFHPMVENWCVAAPPHSTFISDWLAEFEKSIQIGTDAYFSVLQKSYDANGLLQGMHGFSYFTMHVAAQVLMRRRNAYVLSVMPAEFDAFKLAVNFSWNVEKIVTFLTDDSAAKDFDAARVEGNIFKMIGKVWQPLAAKVDAGDYHDRSIIGKLLRELAEDLPD; the protein is encoded by the coding sequence ATGACATCGATGGGTTCCGGAACGGGCATTGACGGTACATCAAACACCCGAGCGAACGACTGCGCGGAGAAAAGCCGCGATGCTTTCGCCGAACCGCGCGGCGATACGCCGCGTTTTCTCACCTGGCATGGCGCAGCGGCGGGAGTCGGCCGCCACGCCCCCATACCGAAAAGAATCTGGACCTATTGGGATTCGGAGCGCTTGCCCCGAACCGTCGGCGCCTGCATTCAATCGTGGAAAAGCAAAAATCCGGACTATGCGATAAACGTCGTAACGAGCGCGAGCTTGAAAAATTTTGTCTGCGACATTCCGCCTGGTTTCTGCACGGAATCTGTGCAGAAGCAATCGGATTGGGTGCGACTCGCGCTCTTGAAGCGGTACGGCGGAATATGGCTGGATGCCACGACACTCGTCTTCAAGCCTCTGGATTACCTCGTCGATATTCAAATCAAGAGCCGGAGCGACGTGGTCGCTTATTTCAACAAAACCCGGACCAGCGACCCGTTTCATCCGATGGTCGAGAACTGGTGCGTCGCGGCTCCCCCGCATAGCACCTTCATCAGTGACTGGCTGGCGGAGTTCGAAAAAAGCATCCAGATCGGAACCGACGCCTATTTTTCCGTTTTACAGAAATCGTACGACGCGAACGGTTTGCTGCAGGGGATGCACGGTTTTTCGTATTTCACCATGCACGTGGCCGCCCAGGTGCTGATGCGAAGGCGAAACGCGTACGTTCTGAGCGTGATGCCGGCCGAGTTCGATGCTTTCAAGCTGGCCGTGAATTTTTCCTGGAATGTCGAAAAAATCGTCACTTTCCTGACCGACGACAGTGCCGCCAAGGATTTCGACGCGGCCCGCGTCGAGGGCAATATTTTTAAAATGATCGGGAAGGTATGGCAGCCGCTCGCCGCGAAGGTGGATGCCGGCGATTACCACGACAGGTCCATCATCGGAAAATTGCTGCGCGAGTTGGCGGAAGATCTGCCGGATTGA
- a CDS encoding capsular polysaccharide biosynthesis protein, which yields MSAAVPGVVAIPSRTLARRPFIDTLLGARVRAIGPALPRAHGIAAREMPCAERWTAVAGWGNRPSGQRAAQLAMHFGLPLWRLEDGFLRSDGDATDPQGLSLCVDDVGIYYDARGPSRLERLIAAAPPAGSGRRCDALLAAWRDHRLSKYNHARDATTTLFREHVLVCDQTRGDRSIEGALATPATFRHMLEAALDNHPGHPVVLKLHPDVFSGRKRGHIDSLSAGMASRIRILGSHQHAPDLLEHAAAVYTVSSQMGFEALLWRRPVHIFGMPFYAGWGLTTDALPAPARRGAADLHALVHAALVAYPRYVDPETGQRCEAERVIAHIALQRRMRARFPQTVHAIGFSRWKRPAARAFFSGSELRFIRSARQLPKNAEAIATWGLGARPLPAHAGARTWIRVEDGFLRSVGLGARLVSPRSWVLDPQGLHYDAQGPSGLETLIETGPFDPALLARARALASTLTARRISKYNLTGAAWHRPASAGNVLLVVGQVEGDASLARGSPTIATNRALLEAVRALEPDAYIAYKPHPDVVAGLRRGAVPADVLHRLCDAVLRDTPVLDALAQADAIHVMTSLTGFEALLRGKVVVTHGWPFYAGWGLTLDRCPAIAKPHRRAASLEELIAATLILYPTYISAATGRFTSPERTLHELGEMRDGARRIEKHGRWPAWLLRWATRK from the coding sequence ATGAGTGCGGCCGTTCCGGGAGTCGTCGCCATCCCGTCCAGGACGCTTGCCCGGCGCCCCTTCATCGATACCCTGCTGGGCGCGCGCGTTCGGGCAATCGGCCCGGCGCTACCTCGCGCGCACGGCATCGCCGCAAGGGAGATGCCGTGCGCGGAGCGATGGACGGCCGTCGCCGGCTGGGGTAACCGGCCCAGCGGGCAGCGCGCCGCGCAACTGGCGATGCACTTCGGCCTGCCCCTGTGGCGCCTGGAGGACGGCTTCCTGCGCTCCGACGGCGACGCCACCGACCCGCAGGGCCTGTCGCTCTGCGTGGACGACGTCGGCATCTACTACGATGCACGCGGTCCTTCGCGCCTGGAGCGATTGATCGCCGCGGCGCCCCCCGCCGGGTCCGGCCGCCGTTGCGACGCCTTGCTCGCCGCCTGGCGCGACCACAGGCTCTCGAAATACAACCATGCCCGCGATGCCACCACAACGCTTTTTCGCGAACATGTCCTCGTCTGCGATCAAACGCGCGGCGACCGCTCGATCGAAGGTGCACTGGCCACGCCCGCGACCTTCCGACACATGCTCGAAGCCGCGCTGGACAACCATCCCGGTCATCCCGTCGTCCTGAAGCTGCACCCCGATGTCTTCAGCGGACGCAAACGGGGGCACATCGATTCGCTCTCCGCCGGCATGGCATCGCGCATCCGGATACTGGGATCGCACCAGCACGCGCCCGACCTCCTGGAACACGCAGCCGCGGTCTACACCGTCAGTTCGCAGATGGGCTTCGAGGCACTTCTGTGGCGTCGGCCGGTGCACATCTTCGGCATGCCGTTCTATGCGGGCTGGGGCCTGACGACCGATGCCCTGCCCGCGCCCGCGCGCCGCGGCGCCGCCGATCTGCATGCGCTGGTGCACGCCGCCCTCGTCGCCTATCCCCGCTATGTCGATCCCGAAACCGGCCAACGCTGCGAAGCCGAACGCGTCATCGCGCACATCGCCCTGCAGCGCCGCATGCGCGCCCGGTTTCCGCAGACCGTCCATGCAATCGGCTTCTCGCGCTGGAAACGGCCTGCCGCGCGGGCATTTTTCAGCGGCAGCGAATTGCGTTTCATCCGCTCCGCGCGGCAACTCCCAAAAAACGCGGAGGCCATCGCTACCTGGGGCCTCGGAGCGCGGCCGCTGCCGGCGCATGCCGGGGCGCGTACATGGATTCGCGTCGAAGACGGCTTTCTGCGTTCCGTGGGCCTGGGTGCCCGGCTCGTCTCGCCGCGTTCCTGGGTGCTCGACCCACAGGGTCTGCACTACGACGCGCAGGGACCGTCCGGCCTGGAAACCTTGATCGAAACGGGCCCGTTCGACCCTGCGCTCCTTGCCCGCGCACGGGCGCTTGCCAGCACCCTGACCGCCCGGCGAATCAGCAAATACAATCTGACGGGCGCCGCGTGGCACCGTCCCGCCAGCGCGGGCAACGTGTTGCTCGTCGTGGGACAGGTCGAGGGCGATGCCTCCCTGGCGCGCGGCAGTCCGACGATCGCCACCAACCGCGCCCTGCTCGAAGCCGTCCGCGCCCTCGAACCCGATGCGTACATCGCTTACAAGCCGCACCCGGACGTGGTCGCGGGCCTGCGCAGGGGCGCCGTCCCCGCGGATGTCCTGCACCGTCTTTGCGATGCCGTGCTGCGCGACACGCCGGTGCTCGACGCACTGGCGCAAGCCGACGCGATCCACGTCATGACCTCGCTGACGGGATTCGAGGCACTGCTGCGCGGGAAGGTCGTCGTGACCCATGGCTGGCCCTTCTACGCAGGATGGGGACTGACCCTGGACCGGTGTCCGGCGATCGCGAAACCCCACCGCCGCGCCGCCTCGCTCGAGGAATTGATCGCAGCGACGTTGATCCTGTATCCCACGTACATCAGTGCGGCCACCGGCAGGTTTACGAGCCCCGAGCGCACCTTGCACGAACTCGGCGAAATGCGCGACGGGGCGCGCCGCATCGAAAAGCATGGCCGGTGGCCCGCCTGGCTGTTGCGCTGGGCGACAAGAAAATGA